Proteins from one Mycolicibacter virginiensis genomic window:
- a CDS encoding DUF732 domain-containing protein, with translation MDAVDTVSIRRWTLIAAGAAALVGLAAPAYADPDPDAMFISAIEQAGIEYTNAADAVSVGREVCAYLGAGHHSDSAARAVRISNRSMSVKNAARFVTFSQVAFCPDSITD, from the coding sequence ATGGATGCTGTTGACACTGTGAGCATTCGACGTTGGACCCTGATCGCGGCCGGTGCGGCCGCCCTGGTTGGCCTGGCCGCGCCGGCATACGCCGACCCGGACCCCGACGCCATGTTCATCAGCGCGATCGAGCAGGCCGGGATCGAATACACCAATGCGGCTGACGCCGTCTCCGTCGGCCGGGAGGTCTGCGCCTACCTAGGCGCGGGGCATCACTCAGATTCCGCGGCACGCGCCGTGCGGATCTCGAACCGCAGCATGTCGGTGAAGAACGCCGCCCGGTTCGTGACGTTCTCCCAGGTGGCGTTCTGCCCCGACTCGATCACCGATTGA
- a CDS encoding DUF732 domain-containing protein, with protein MTIRLPRILAVSACTLVGLLGVAAPAGADTDDNGFLGALDKMGISYPDAADAVAGGHSVCEYLAGGHSPNQAAKAVKNANPSLTLTRASQFVSIARASYCEED; from the coding sequence ATGACGATTCGCTTGCCCCGCATACTCGCGGTGAGCGCCTGCACGCTGGTCGGTCTGCTGGGTGTGGCCGCGCCGGCGGGTGCCGATACCGATGACAACGGCTTCCTCGGCGCCCTCGACAAGATGGGGATCTCCTACCCCGATGCCGCTGACGCGGTCGCCGGCGGGCATTCGGTGTGCGAATACCTCGCCGGGGGGCACTCGCCCAATCAGGCGGCCAAGGCCGTGAAGAACGCCAATCCCAGCCTCACCCTGACCAGGGCGTCGCAGTTCGTCAGTATCGCGCGAGCGTCGTACTGCGAAGAGGATTGA
- a CDS encoding PPE family protein, translating to MDMDYGVLPPEINSGRLYAGPGSGSMLSAATAWENLAAELNTAAASYDSVTSGLAAGPWTGPAATAMAASAAPYVTWLRGVGAQAETTARQATAAAEAYSTAVAAVVPPPVIAANRVLLKQLVATNFFGQNSPAIAEAERQYAEMWAQDAAAMYRYASSSAAASALTTFNPPPQTTNAAGQSAQSAAVAQAGAAAAGNGAATDIFSSLISIIGQISPFTGLATQGLSATMTGWSGTANMLSNVNNGIGLAAFQAENPGGLDEILHPPKIGPAGLGLGGLGLGKTGLGSAGLGAGLGSVGSSASAGTALKIGALSVPHGWAMPVTLTSAAAPLPAAAVPAAPALAGGVPGGAFGETMLGTLAGRGLGAATSRAAAHRRTVVPRPPAAG from the coding sequence ATGGATATGGACTACGGGGTGCTGCCCCCGGAGATCAATTCGGGACGCCTGTACGCCGGCCCCGGATCCGGTTCCATGCTGTCCGCCGCCACCGCGTGGGAGAACCTGGCCGCCGAGCTGAACACCGCGGCGGCGTCCTATGACTCGGTCACCTCAGGCCTGGCTGCCGGCCCCTGGACCGGCCCGGCGGCGACGGCGATGGCAGCCTCCGCGGCCCCGTATGTGACCTGGCTGCGGGGCGTCGGCGCTCAGGCCGAAACCACGGCTCGTCAGGCGACCGCCGCGGCGGAGGCCTACTCGACGGCGGTGGCCGCGGTGGTGCCCCCACCGGTGATTGCCGCCAACCGCGTGCTGCTGAAACAGCTGGTTGCCACGAACTTCTTCGGGCAGAACTCCCCGGCGATCGCCGAAGCCGAGCGCCAATACGCCGAGATGTGGGCCCAGGACGCGGCCGCGATGTACCGCTACGCCAGTTCCTCGGCGGCCGCATCGGCGTTGACCACGTTCAACCCGCCGCCGCAGACCACCAACGCAGCCGGGCAATCCGCGCAGTCTGCCGCTGTTGCCCAGGCCGGCGCCGCCGCGGCCGGCAATGGCGCGGCCACCGATATTTTCAGTTCATTGATTTCGATCATCGGTCAGATTTCGCCGTTCACGGGGTTGGCCACTCAGGGGCTGAGCGCCACGATGACCGGTTGGTCGGGTACGGCGAACATGCTCAGCAACGTCAACAACGGGATTGGCCTGGCCGCGTTTCAGGCGGAGAACCCCGGCGGCCTCGACGAAATCCTGCACCCGCCCAAGATCGGGCCGGCCGGTCTGGGGCTGGGCGGCCTGGGGCTGGGCAAAACGGGGCTCGGCAGCGCCGGGTTGGGTGCCGGACTGGGCAGTGTGGGGTCGTCGGCAAGCGCCGGAACTGCGCTCAAGATCGGGGCGTTGTCGGTGCCCCACGGCTGGGCGATGCCGGTCACGCTGACCTCGGCGGCCGCGCCGCTACCGGCCGCCGCGGTCCCGGCGGCGCCGGCCCTGGCCGGCGGTGTGCCCGGCGGGGCCTTCGGTGAGACCATGCTCGGCACCCTGGCCGGTCGCGGTCTGGGAGCGGCGACGTCGCGTGCGGCCGCTCATCGCCGCACCGTGGTGCCCCGTCCGCCGGCCGCAGGTTAA
- a CDS encoding PPE family protein, with amino-acid sequence MDFAFLPPEVNSGRMYTGPGAAPMLAAAAAWDAVAAELETAAVGYSEAISTLIGHAWSGPTSVAMAAAAAPYVAWLQAAAANAEQTAIQAKAVASAYEAAFAATVPPTVVAANRTLLATLVATNFFGQNTPAIAATEAAYAEMWAQDAVAMYGYAATAMPASALPELEQPPQTTSPAGPGSQSAAVSHAAAGNGQALAQTTLQQLVNPAPASDPPTWWETFTSELGQLTPFSSIASSGLSFDSSLYTVVSNGAGWGRLVYVRGGTEGALTFEGIGPRGVLSASTAPLTGPGVGRAIPIGGLSVPPSWATAAPEMKPIAFTLAAAETPMPVAAGLPPGMACQEAMMGTTAGQGATPDNTSRRNQKTNGKNDDQDGKPITTLTNGSGWLASSWAYHTRQREGQPLPTHWRTG; translated from the coding sequence ATGGACTTCGCCTTCCTCCCTCCGGAGGTCAATTCCGGCCGGATGTACACCGGCCCGGGGGCAGCACCGATGCTCGCCGCGGCGGCCGCCTGGGATGCCGTGGCCGCAGAACTGGAGACGGCCGCGGTCGGCTACTCCGAGGCGATCTCGACTCTGATCGGGCACGCCTGGTCCGGCCCCACCTCGGTGGCGATGGCTGCCGCGGCGGCTCCCTACGTGGCGTGGCTGCAGGCTGCCGCCGCCAACGCCGAGCAGACCGCGATCCAGGCCAAAGCGGTTGCCTCCGCCTATGAAGCCGCCTTCGCTGCCACTGTCCCGCCGACGGTGGTAGCCGCCAACCGAACCCTGCTCGCCACCCTGGTCGCCACCAACTTCTTCGGCCAGAACACTCCGGCGATCGCCGCGACCGAGGCGGCATACGCCGAGATGTGGGCTCAAGACGCCGTCGCGATGTACGGCTACGCGGCGACGGCGATGCCGGCAAGCGCACTACCGGAACTCGAGCAGCCGCCGCAGACCACCAGCCCGGCCGGGCCCGGCTCCCAGTCCGCAGCGGTGTCGCACGCGGCAGCCGGCAATGGCCAGGCGTTGGCCCAGACGACGCTGCAGCAGTTGGTGAATCCCGCGCCCGCATCGGACCCGCCGACCTGGTGGGAGACCTTCACCTCCGAATTGGGTCAGCTGACGCCGTTCAGCAGTATCGCCAGCAGTGGACTCAGTTTCGACTCCAGCCTCTACACCGTGGTGAGCAACGGCGCCGGTTGGGGGCGGTTGGTGTACGTCCGCGGTGGGACCGAGGGTGCGTTGACTTTCGAGGGGATCGGGCCGCGCGGGGTGTTGTCGGCATCCACCGCGCCGCTGACGGGTCCGGGCGTGGGCAGGGCGATTCCGATCGGTGGACTGTCGGTGCCGCCGAGCTGGGCGACCGCGGCCCCGGAGATGAAGCCAATCGCCTTCACGCTGGCCGCGGCCGAGACTCCTATGCCGGTTGCCGCCGGACTACCGCCGGGAATGGCGTGCCAGGAGGCGATGATGGGAACGACTGCGGGCCAAGGCGCAACGCCCGACAACACCAGTCGCCGCAACCAGAAGACCAACGGCAAGAACGACGATCAGGACGGCAAGCCGATCACGACGCTGACCAATGGCAGTGGCTGGCTGGCGTCGTCCTGGGCGTATCACACCCGGCAGCGTGAAGGTCAGCCCCTGCCGACGCACTGGCGAACGGGCTAG